Proteins encoded in a region of the Brevefilum fermentans genome:
- a CDS encoding carbohydrate kinase family protein: protein MKQYDIVCAGNYTKDTLITLDGVDYVDGGGMNYAAHVAHQFGMRTAVVTRLAEEDQHVVDNIRADGIDCYPFYSPTSTVMTLEYKTRNVDERNLYVKTIAGTILPEHLDGLEARAIVVSPSLRGEVEPAFFTTLRKREGVLISADVQGFVRVLQGELLVYQPWPDMELVLQNLDILKTDAVEAEYLTGEADIERAAKRFAECGAKEVLLTHREGILVYAESEYHHFAFKGSSMVGRSGRGDTSVGSYVSKRLSLPPREAAKWSAAATSLKMERVGYFNRTVAEVEAFIARHYAE from the coding sequence ATGAAACAATACGATATCGTATGCGCTGGAAATTATACCAAGGATACCTTGATTACCCTGGATGGCGTGGATTATGTGGATGGGGGCGGGATGAATTATGCTGCCCATGTTGCGCATCAGTTCGGGATGCGAACTGCTGTGGTGACCCGGTTGGCAGAGGAGGACCAGCATGTCGTTGACAATATCCGCGCCGATGGTATTGATTGCTATCCTTTTTATTCACCCACATCCACAGTGATGACGCTGGAATACAAAACCCGCAATGTTGACGAGCGAAATTTATACGTAAAAACCATCGCCGGCACCATCCTTCCCGAACATCTGGACGGTCTCGAAGCCAGGGCTATTGTGGTCAGTCCCAGCCTGCGGGGCGAAGTTGAGCCAGCTTTTTTCACGACCCTTCGAAAGCGGGAAGGGGTGTTAATATCGGCTGATGTGCAGGGATTTGTGCGGGTACTGCAGGGTGAATTGCTGGTCTATCAACCATGGCCTGACATGGAATTGGTGCTGCAGAACCTCGATATTTTGAAAACAGATGCGGTTGAAGCAGAATATCTGACGGGCGAGGCGGACATCGAACGGGCGGCAAAAAGGTTCGCTGAATGCGGCGCCAAAGAAGTTTTGCTCACACATCGGGAAGGCATCCTGGTGTATGCAGAGAGCGAGTATCATCACTTTGCTTTTAAAGGCAGCTCCATGGTGGGTCGAAGTGGACGCGGCGACACCAGCGTGGGTTCTTATGTTTCCAAGCGCTTGAGCCTGCCGCCGCGCGAGGCAGCAAAGTGGTCTGCTGCTGCGACAAGCTTGAAAATGGAGCGAGTGGGCTATTTCAATCGCACGGTCGCCGAGGTTGAGGCTTTTATTGCCCGCCATTATGCCGAATGA
- a CDS encoding TIM barrel protein, with translation MNKIENNPIKALFFKIEGTLAYQQKDIESAQDLILRMIDVLGVDCQPADFAEKLIKGESEYQTWSEKYFVDLAPEEKWSRFLLRDLSKELIREHAHTLEKLWRESQAGWQLAEGVVNTLQELSDRGYTLATISRNSLKHLQGETFLDLFCARVQPNNTKRYQPHSGLLLEAAAQCNLSPDECAYIGDRPSRDVIGAREAGLREVILLKNQYTTEDKTPCPMQADAQLSDMTELLDCYPPLNGSNAHRKALKISPVLFDAALSTINWNRERISINEFFEIGRELGFARFELNHQIPLEVYEQIDFNRYYISSLHNPCPAIQHMKKLEKEDKILTSVDEKLRQVGVDVLKNTIEHAYRLGARNIVIHSGRVTGDESMDLELRKLFRAGKQNTHEFRVLRERMIADRKERGKPHLEALVRSLSEIVGFAEGTNILLGIENLMYYYEFPTFEEIQVLLETFDQPWIGWHFDVGHLEIMANLGLESIPHWLDAFDKRMVGIHLHDVNGIDDHFAPGDGKIDFSVVGPRLQPFTQVTVEVKPFVSTQEIRAGLPVLEDTGCIARL, from the coding sequence ATGAACAAGATTGAAAATAACCCAATTAAAGCCCTGTTTTTTAAAATTGAGGGCACTTTAGCCTATCAACAGAAGGACATTGAAAGCGCTCAGGATTTAATCTTGCGGATGATCGATGTGCTGGGTGTCGATTGTCAACCGGCTGATTTTGCGGAAAAACTGATCAAAGGTGAAAGCGAATATCAAACCTGGAGCGAAAAGTATTTTGTTGATTTGGCGCCAGAGGAGAAGTGGTCGCGGTTCCTTCTCAGGGATTTATCGAAGGAGCTGATACGGGAGCACGCACATACGCTTGAAAAACTTTGGCGCGAATCACAGGCTGGGTGGCAGTTGGCTGAAGGTGTGGTCAACACATTGCAGGAGCTATCAGATAGAGGTTACACCCTGGCGACGATCAGCCGCAATTCGTTAAAACATCTTCAGGGCGAAACCTTTTTAGACCTGTTTTGTGCACGGGTTCAGCCCAATAATACCAAGAGGTATCAACCTCATTCAGGTCTTTTACTGGAGGCTGCCGCACAATGCAATCTCTCCCCGGATGAGTGTGCTTACATTGGTGACCGCCCTTCCCGAGACGTGATTGGCGCTCGCGAAGCGGGGCTAAGAGAAGTGATCCTTCTTAAAAATCAATACACGACGGAAGACAAAACACCCTGCCCCATGCAGGCAGACGCGCAACTCAGCGATATGACCGAATTGTTGGATTGCTATCCGCCGTTAAATGGGTCTAATGCACATCGCAAGGCATTGAAGATTTCGCCCGTATTGTTCGATGCTGCGCTTTCAACCATTAATTGGAATCGAGAACGCATTTCAATCAATGAATTTTTTGAAATTGGGCGTGAACTGGGTTTTGCGCGATTTGAATTGAATCACCAGATCCCGCTTGAGGTTTACGAACAGATCGATTTCAATCGCTATTATATTTCCAGTTTACATAATCCCTGCCCTGCCATTCAGCACATGAAAAAACTTGAAAAGGAAGACAAAATCCTGACCTCAGTGGACGAAAAATTGCGACAGGTTGGGGTTGATGTTTTGAAAAATACAATCGAGCATGCGTACCGTTTGGGCGCGCGAAACATTGTGATTCACTCTGGCAGGGTGACTGGTGATGAAAGTATGGATCTTGAACTCAGGAAATTGTTCAGGGCGGGTAAACAAAACACCCATGAATTTCGCGTGCTTAGAGAACGGATGATTGCTGACCGTAAGGAGCGCGGCAAGCCACACCTTGAGGCACTGGTCAGAAGTCTCTCTGAAATCGTTGGCTTTGCTGAGGGAACCAATATTCTCTTGGGGATTGAGAACCTGATGTACTACTACGAATTCCCCACATTTGAAGAAATCCAAGTATTGTTGGAAACCTTCGATCAACCCTGGATCGGGTGGCATTTTGATGTCGGACATTTAGAAATTATGGCGAACCTTGGTTTGGAGTCGATCCCTCACTGGTTGGATGCTTTTGACAAACGGATGGTGGGCATTCATCTGCATGATGTGAACGGAATTGATGACCATTTTGCTCCTGGTGATGGGAAAATTGATTTTTCAGTCGTTGGTCCCAGGCTTCAGCCATTCACGCAGGTCACTGTTGAGGTGAAACCCTTTGTATCAACACAAGAAATCAGGGCTGGGCTTCCTGTTTTGGAAGACACAGGCTGTATAGCCCGGCTTTAA
- a CDS encoding MBL fold metallo-hydrolase translates to MPAIMPNESQPGDFAQRNHRKQSAINAYPQLWRRMIRDWQSDQQEDALWMLYAASYLARTAGVRWALDPFALFTRAGGVSTLDYRADLVPLDLILLSHRHADHFDPHLLTELCASPLTWIVPEFMLEMVTTFLPLDADRVIIARVDQPIQFKTMTITPFKALHIRGKSGVPELGYLVEYPGKRWLFPGDTRNYDFSMLPDFGPLDGVFAHLWLGKGAALDPDPPFLEDFCRFFTAFDAQATFIAHMYEYGRDERNMWTMEHFRTVQERMEKLAPGMAIKPVLTGDKILL, encoded by the coding sequence TTGCCCGCCATTATGCCGAATGAATCTCAGCCGGGTGATTTCGCTCAGCGGAATCACCGGAAGCAGTCTGCCATCAATGCGTATCCACAGCTCTGGCGCCGGATGATCCGGGATTGGCAGTCGGACCAACAAGAAGACGCGCTTTGGATGCTGTACGCCGCCAGTTACCTGGCTCGCACCGCGGGAGTCCGCTGGGCACTGGACCCTTTTGCCTTGTTTACACGTGCAGGTGGCGTCAGCACACTCGATTATCGAGCGGACCTGGTGCCGCTGGACCTGATCTTGCTTTCACATCGGCACGCGGATCATTTTGACCCCCATTTGCTAACCGAACTGTGCGCATCCCCACTGACCTGGATTGTCCCAGAGTTTATGCTGGAGATGGTGACGACGTTTTTACCCCTGGATGCAGACCGGGTCATTATTGCGCGTGTGGATCAGCCCATTCAGTTCAAAACGATGACAATCACTCCATTTAAGGCTTTGCATATCAGGGGAAAATCGGGCGTTCCCGAATTGGGCTACCTTGTGGAATACCCTGGCAAACGCTGGCTATTTCCCGGTGATACACGCAATTATGATTTCTCCATGTTACCTGATTTCGGGCCGCTGGATGGGGTGTTTGCGCATTTATGGCTGGGAAAGGGTGCTGCTCTGGACCCCGACCCCCCCTTTTTGGAAGATTTTTGTCGCTTTTTTACTGCTTTTGATGCACAGGCTACTTTCATTGCCCACATGTATGAGTATGGACGGGATGAAAGAAATATGTGGACGATGGAGCATTTCCGAACGGTCCAGGAGCGAATGGAAAAACTGGCACCTGGGATGGCGATAAAACCTGTGCTGACAGGCGATAAGATTCTTCTCTAA